The Cynocephalus volans isolate mCynVol1 chromosome 1, mCynVol1.pri, whole genome shotgun sequence region GCTCAGCTACCTGTTGAGGTGTTGCAGTCTTGCCAGTACCAATGGCCCACACAGGCTCATAGGCCAGGACAACCTTGTTCCAGTCCTTCACATTATCTGCAGGACAGAGATCACAGAGTGAAGGGTGAACAGGAAGGAGCTATCCAGCCAAGCACTCTAGGGTATGAGGAATGATGGTGGCCTATTGCCCCTGGTGGCTGTTGAAGGATCGCCAGGTGGCATCTACATCTTCAGGGGCAGGAGCAGAAGTGATAGAGACTATGCAAGGATTCTCAccctcccctttcctttcctGGATCACCAGGGGGATCAGGTCACACTGCAGAGCATCTGACCCCACCCTCTGTGTCTCCGTGTCTCTGGCTACGCTCAAGGTCCCTTTCTTCAGATACCTGCGATGACCTTGGTTTGCTCAAAAACAACCTTCTCAGTGATGCCAGCTTCTCTCTCATCTAGCTTCTCCCCAATGCAGGCGATTACTCCAAGTCCCTCTGCCAGGGCATGGGCCACTTTCTGCCCAATCAGCTGTTGAAGAACAAACTTGGTGAGACATCTCTCTTGGACTAAGGCATCTCTTATCCCCCCCTCCTGGTTACTAACCTCATCTGATTCCCCAAAGACATGCCTTCTCTCTGAGTGTCCCAGGACTACCCATGTGGCTCCACAGTCTTTGATCATGCCCGGGCTAAAGGAAGAGACAACGTTACAGTTCAGCAGACAGCCCACTCTACAGCTTTCCCCTcaatgaggaaagagagaagggtcCCCACACACCCCTTTCTATCTCCATCTCACCTGATTTCCCCAGTAAAGGCCCCATTAGTGACTTTGTAGCAGTTCTGGGCAGCCACAGCAATCTTGGAATCTAGCTTCTGGCGGGCGAAGTCAATGTAGGCAGTGGGAGGTGCACAGACCACCTCTGAGGATGAGACGGTGGCACAGGGGGATAAGATCAAAGGAAATCTTCATTCTCCAATCTTCCTATCTGGCGCTCTGGAGCCCCCTAGCCTTCACTCTTTCTTGGTTCTGCTTTCCTCCCCTTTTTCACCCCAGCAAGATGATCTCTGTTCATTTTCCAGCCCAGGCTGGGCCTGCTCTCAACTCCTAGAGCCTGCCAGGTGCCCCTGAGAGGCCACGGCCCTCACTCTGCCCTTTGCTCTTTTAAAAGCTGTAGATCCAATTTCCTCGGGCTATTTTGGGCATGGGAACCTCCCAGACTCAGCATTATCTGGGGGCCAACCCTGCCTCCTTTCTGAAACAGCCCATCTCCACCTCCCCCAGCAAAGCAAGGATTTTTAGCAAAAAGAGAAGGGGCTAACTTCTGAGGTTTGTATTGGGGTCGTTGGGAAATAGACGAGAAGGGGATGACTCTTGATCAGGCAGTGGCTCTGTGATTtaggtgggtgggaggggaaggctgGAGGATAGCACCCTTCACCGGTGTGGCAGGGAGTTGACTAGTCCTAGAGGCCTTGCGCCTTCCCAATTCCACGTTGGTGAAAGCTGTAAGACCGCTCCTCATTCTCAGACGACTCAGCCTGTTTGGCACCTGCTCAGTCCCTTCCGTGGAAGGCAGGAGTCGCCCAGGCTGCCGAAGGGAAGGGATCAGAGCGGGTGGCTCAGGGGCCCAGGGCAGCTGGGCTGGCGGACGCGGCCGGCCGTGCAAAGCGCGGGGAGGAGTCCTGGGGCTACGTGCGGCTGCGCACAGCGCTGGCGGCCGCGGGGACAGGTAGCGGGACGCGGCGCGAGCTCAGCCTCCTCCCCCACACCCGGGGGCCGTAGCCAGCTTCTCCCGCCCGCCGCGAGGCCCAGGCTCCGCTCCTGTCCCCGGCTCCGGGCTGGGGCCGTCCCCGTCCGTGCTCCGGGGCCATCTTCCTCCGGCGACCCGACAAGTCCCTACCCGCCGCACAGTCCGGGGGCACCATTCAATGCCCCGACTTTCCCCCTCCACACACCTCCGGTCCCGCGGCTGCGGGACCACTGCGTTGCGGCGCCAATGCCCGGACACCCAGAGGCCCTCGTCCCCCAGCCCGGCATCCATGTCCACGCGGACACCCGGCCGCAGGGAGCTCGGAGAGGCCGATGCCACGCCCGCCCCCCAGCCCGGCCGCTGCCCGGCGAGCACGTACCGGTGTCGGCCGGCACCTTGGCCGCGTTCAGAGTGCTGATGAGTTCCCCAAGAGACGTCTTCCGTCCGTTCATCTTCCAGTTACCCCCCACGAAGAACTTCCTGGAGGGCGCCATGGCGCTGCTAGCCGGGCAACGAAGGTCAGGCTCACGGcgccgccgcagccactgcccgCTTATATAGAGCGCGGAAAAGCGAAGCCCCGCCCCGCCGTCCTCCGCCATctcggccccgccccgcccctcccgccGCTGTCGCAACGTCCTGACGTTCCCCCCTTTCTTGTAGCAACGTTCTTCCGGCGCCCGGGGGCTCAGTCGCTGCTACCTCAATTGCCTGACTGTCGGGAGGCGAGACCTGGGAGCCCCTGCGCTCCGGGGAACCCGCACTTCACGACTTCAGACCCCCGTTGTTGTTCTAGAAGGAGCTAGCCGGCCGCAACTTGGCCTTAGACCGCATTGCTCACGGGGACTGACAGAGCGCTGAGGACCTCTCTCCAACTCTGGGAGAGAGAACACCCTTCCTCCACGGGAGAAGCTACATCCCTGATTGCTGAGCAGGCACCCTTCACCTTCCCAGGCGAGGTCTAGCGCTACAGTTGCTGGACAAATACAGGGTTCAGGGCGGGAGGTACAGTCCACATTTGCCATAAAGTGTGCAGATAACAGTGGTTCAGAAGTCTGCAGCGACGCCCCCCAGGAACACCCACTCGGCTCCAGCTGGCCAAGGCCTGAAAGAACTGCAGGGACTGAGACTCAGACTGAAGGCCGGATAGCCGCCAGGGACACCTGGGAAATACTCACTTGGGGCCCCTCCTGTGTGGCtgctggaaggaaggaagcgcTTTTCACCCCCACCTTTCCCTTTGCTTTGTGTTCTCCTTCACGTCTCCATCTCACACCCAATTTTCCAAGAGCTCTAGAAGTAGTGAAAAGTAGAGAACTGGCCGTGGAGTAGCTGAGGAGGGGCAAGGGGACAGAGCCAGGAACCCTCTTGCTAACACAAGGAAGATAAGTCTCTCCCAAAGTAGCTAGGGACACATTTTAGCCATTGTACTTTTATTCGCATCATGTATTTTGGCATTTTCCAAAGgacagggaagagaagagacaggGTGGGGAAAAGACTGAGGCAGGAG contains the following coding sequences:
- the TPI1 gene encoding triosephosphate isomerase, producing the protein MAEDGGAGLRFSALYISGQWLRRRREPDLRCPASSAMAPSRKFFVGGNWKMNGRKTSLGELISTLNAAKVPADTEVVCAPPTAYIDFARQKLDSKIAVAAQNCYKVTNGAFTGEISPGMIKDCGATWVVLGHSERRHVFGESDELIGQKVAHALAEGLGVIACIGEKLDEREAGITEKVVFEQTKVIADNVKDWNKVVLAYEPVWAIGTGKTATPQQAQEVHEKLRGWLKSNVSDAVAQSTRIIYGGSVTGATCKELASQPDVDGFLVGGASLKPEFVDIINAKQ